In Thermogemmatispora onikobensis, the sequence AACCAGCTCCAAACACCACAAACATCACCTCACGGTGGCAGGGGTCTCGATCCGCTTGTGGATACTGAAAGAAACTCAAGATTTGCTTTGGCTGCAATGTCGAAATCGGTGGCAGGGGTCTCGATCCGCTTGTGGATACTGAAAGTGGCCGAAAAGCATTCTTTCCATAGCAGCGGTGGGGAAGTGGCAGGGGTCTCGATCCGCTTGTGGATACTGAAAGGAGATGCGTAACACGCGCCGCCACTGCGTCGCCGGCAGCAAGTGGCAGGGGTCTCGATCCGCTTGTGGATACTGAAAGCTGCTCTGCGTATTTTTCCACGAGCCGCTTCACGAGTGGCAGGGGTCTCGATCCGCTTGCGGATACTGAAAGGCGGTAAACGGAATGGTACCGGTCTTGTTACGCTACAGGTGGCAAGGGCCTCGATCCGTTTGGGGATTCTGAAAGGTCGTCGATACCGCAAAACAAGCAATAAAAACGCGAAGGAGGTTTTCCCTCCCCCGCGCCTGCAGTCAAGCAATCACAACAAGGAGCCTGCCGCCCAGGCAGCCGAGCCAGGACCTGGTCAGTCGCGACACCACACCCCAACCACAGCCCAGCAACCTCAGCCCACCGCCCGCCTGAGTAGCTCCCTGATCCGCTCCTCCTCAGACGGCCCCAGCGCCGTCAGCGCATAGGCCGTCGGCCACATCTGTCCCTCATCCAGATGAGCCACATCGTTGAAACCCAGCGTCGCATAGCGCGTCTTGAACTTCTGCGCCGGCTGGAAAAAGCAGACGATCTTGCCATCCCGCGCATAAGCCGGCATCCCATACCACGTACGCGGCGCCAGCTCTGGTACACACTCCTTCACCAGCTCGTGCAAGCGCAGTGCCAGACTGCGATCCGGCTCGCTCAGCTCGGCAATCTTCGCCAGTACCTCCTGCTCGCCCTGCTCCCGATCCTGACTGGCCTTCAGCTCGCGCACCCGCTCCCTCATCGCCGCGCGCTCGGCCTCCGAAAAGCCCTCAGATCCCTGACCTCTGGCTCTGGCCCCGTGGGACCTCCCCGGCTTATCAGCCTGACTCATACCAAACAAAACCTCCTCTCATATCCAGCGCGTTGCAGCTATCCACACACAGGCCATCAACAGGCCCAACCGGTCCAACCCAGCAGGCAGCCACAACAGCCGACACTCGCATATACGAGCTTTATTCTCTCTGACCAGCAGCCAGACGGCAAGGCTCCACCCTCATTCACCTAGGTAAAGGCCGTCAAAGCGGCCCGCTCAGCCTCCCACAACTCATCAAAGAGCTGGCTCAGCTCCTCCAGCGAACAGACCGCCGCACTCAACGGATCAAGGAACAAAGCATAGCGCGCCGGCTCCCGCCGCCCCGTCAGCAGCGCCTCACAGAGCAACTCGTGTACCGCCATATGGGCCCGATCCAGGGCCGCCAACTGCTCCGGCAGCCGTCCGAAATGAATAGGCTGCACCCCATTGCGATCCACCAGACAGGCCACCTCGACACAGCCATCCGGCAGATTCTCAATCAGTCCCACGTTGCGCACATTGCCATAAATCACCGTTGGCCTGCCCGTCACGATGGCCTCGATGATCTGGGAACCATACTCAAGGCTGCGCTCCCAGGGAATATCACGCTCGCCCGTCAGCATCTCCTCAATGGCATGCTCGCCCTCGCGGCGCCAGGTCGGCCAGTTACGGGCATAAAAGCCCGACTCGCCCAGATAGCCGGCCCGACAATAGCGCGCGATCAGCTCCGGGCGCTTACGGAAGTACGGCACATACTCCGAAAAATGCCCGCTGCTCTCCGTCACAAAGGCCCCAAAATGGAGCATCGTCTCAAAGCGCACCGGGTCCAGCTCGTAGACCTCGGGGCGCCGCGCGCGCTCGCGCAGACGCGGATACAGATCCTCGCCCCGCCAGCGCAGCTCAGTAAACCAGGCCAGATGGTTGATCCCAGCGCAGCGCCATTCCAGCTCTTCGTAAGGCACCTCCAGATAATGCGCCAACTGGCGCGAGGTCCACTGCACACTATGGCACAGCCCCACCGTGCGCAGGCGCGTCCCCCGCAGAGCCGCCAGCGTCAGTGCCGACATCGGATTCGTATAGTTCAGCACCCAGGCTCGCGGACACAGCTCCTCGGCATCGCGCAGGATCGCCAGCCAGGCCGGTCCCGTACGCAGCGCCTTGAAGATCCCTCCAGGACCAATCGTATCGCCGATACACTGATCGATCCCATATTTCAAAGGAATCTCGTAGTCCTGGCGCACATAGTCTAGCCCGGCCACCTCGATCGTATTGATCAAGAAATCGCTGCCTGCCATCACCTTGCGCCGCTCCGTCGAGGCTTCGACACGCCAGCGCTTGCCGCTGCGCTCGATCAGCTTCTCGGCGATACGGTGGGCCAGCTCCAGCCGCCGCGCATCCACATCAACCAGGGCAAAGGTCCCCTCATCCAGCCCCTCGCAGAACAGCACATCGGTCATCAGTTGACGGGCAAAGACGGCGCTCCCGGCGCCCATCATGGTGATCTTCACGTGGGTCACGACCTCATGCCTCCTTGGCGCTCGCAGGCGCGGTAGCCTGAGCCGACCGACCGCAGCCACCGGCGTACTGCCATGCCAGATTGTCCATCATCTGCAGTCAGTATAGCATCTGCCACAGGCCGCGGGCGAGCCAGCCAGCCGGGTCCCGCTTTGCCAGAGAGTGCCAAGAGACGCGACTCTTGCTTGCTTGACATGGCTGCCACGATCTGCTATACAGGTAGCAGGCAACACCGTTGCAGATAAAGGAGAAACAGGCAGTCACGGGAGCTCGGGAGAGCCGGGCTGAGAGGGTGACCAGACCTGTCGCCGTGGGTTGCACTGCGCCGCGTTGCGAGCAGGCCGTACCGTCACCGACCGCCAGAACCTGATCTGGGTAATGCCAGCGCAGGGAGCGTGCTTGATCCTATTGCCTGCCCCGCAGGCTGGGGCAGCCCCCAAAGCGAGCAGCCTAACGATCCCGAGGTGCTGGCGGAGAGACAGGCACGAGCCAGCACCCTCGTTCCTTGGCATCAACGCCCGATCGATCAGCCAGCTCCCCCACCAACGCAAACAGAGCAGCCGCAGCCCCTCTGTCGCCCTTGGGACAGACCGGTACCTCTGCCACTCCAGTGCCTGCCCCTTGGTGAACCATCCAGGCTGTAGTTAGTCCAGCCAGCGGCTTGACGCACCCCACAGAGCGCAAGCTGTCAAAGAAAGGAGCAAGCCAATTATGGAGCCAGCAATGGAGCCACAGGAATCAGGCAGCGGCATCCTGCAAGTACGGGGAGTAGAAGCAGATGATTTCCTCAAAGTCGAGCGCCACGGCATGGAGCCGATTCCCGAAGCTGATCGGCATGGCAGCGCGCGCGAGCTGGCACTTGTCTGGACTGGAGCAATGGCCAATTACCTATCGCTCCTGACCGGGGCCCTGGCCATCGGGGCCCCGCTCGTGCTGGGTCTGAGCCAGGGACAGCTTGGCCTGCTTGACAGCGCCATTGCCATCGTCATCGGCTGCGCCCTGGCCGCCGCCCTGCACGGTCTGACCAGCGCCACCGGCGCCCGCACCGGTACTCCGCAAATGGTCTTCGCGCGCGCCGTCTTTGGGCACCGCGGCGCCTATCTTGGTGCCTTCCTGACCTGGCTGATGGCCGTCGGCTGGTTCGCCGTCGACTGCGTCATCGGCGGCTGGGCCCTGGTGCAGCTCGCCAGTCTGGTCGGCCTCCCCAGAACGCCGCAGACCGCCCTCATCGCCATCGCCCTCGTCCTCATCGCCTCCGTCATCGTCGCCGTCTACGGACATCAGACCGTCCACGTCTTCGAAAAGTACGGCGCCATCGTCTTCATGGCCTTCTGCCTCCTGCTCTTCATTGTCCTCTTCCCGCGCATCAACTGGAGCCTGCCGACCACAGTTCACGGGCCGGCGCGGCTGGCCGCCATTGTCACCGGTGGCGGCTTCATCTACGCCCTCATTGCTTCCTGGATTCCCTTCGCCTCCGACTACTCGCGCTACCTGCCCACGCGCACGCGCGCCGGCAGCATCGCCTGGTGGGCAGGGCTGG encodes:
- a CDS encoding purine-cytosine permease family protein, producing MEPAMEPQESGSGILQVRGVEADDFLKVERHGMEPIPEADRHGSARELALVWTGAMANYLSLLTGALAIGAPLVLGLSQGQLGLLDSAIAIVIGCALAAALHGLTSATGARTGTPQMVFARAVFGHRGAYLGAFLTWLMAVGWFAVDCVIGGWALVQLASLVGLPRTPQTALIAIALVLIASVIVAVYGHQTVHVFEKYGAIVFMAFCLLLFIVLFPRINWSLPTTVHGPARLAAIVTGGGFIYALIASWIPFASDYSRYLPTRTRAGSIAWWAGLGIGLPTALLGILGVALATINPANPDLLSVITGAAPPWLLVPFLLFVVLGEIWANYFDVYTAGLVALAMDIPLRRWWSAFLCGLVGAVGVGWIGFFSRFSFSEAQTYSELVNRFLNVYIDFLLLTYLWVPAWAAVLLIDFFVLRRGRYAAAELTRGRAGRYWYRGGVAWRAVLSWLVGFAITIPFIGSATLPWLSQPWQGPLAHLLGGMDLSGIIGAVVSGLLYLLLNLPRLRQRPAASAAEMAAAS
- the melA gene encoding alpha-galactosidase; this translates as MTHVKITMMGAGSAVFARQLMTDVLFCEGLDEGTFALVDVDARRLELAHRIAEKLIERSGKRWRVEASTERRKVMAGSDFLINTIEVAGLDYVRQDYEIPLKYGIDQCIGDTIGPGGIFKALRTGPAWLAILRDAEELCPRAWVLNYTNPMSALTLAALRGTRLRTVGLCHSVQWTSRQLAHYLEVPYEELEWRCAGINHLAWFTELRWRGEDLYPRLRERARRPEVYELDPVRFETMLHFGAFVTESSGHFSEYVPYFRKRPELIARYCRAGYLGESGFYARNWPTWRREGEHAIEEMLTGERDIPWERSLEYGSQIIEAIVTGRPTVIYGNVRNVGLIENLPDGCVEVACLVDRNGVQPIHFGRLPEQLAALDRAHMAVHELLCEALLTGRREPARYALFLDPLSAAVCSLEELSQLFDELWEAERAALTAFT
- a CDS encoding iron chaperone codes for the protein MSQADKPGRSHGARARGQGSEGFSEAERAAMRERVRELKASQDREQGEQEVLAKIAELSEPDRSLALRLHELVKECVPELAPRTWYGMPAYARDGKIVCFFQPAQKFKTRYATLGFNDVAHLDEGQMWPTAYALTALGPSEEERIRELLRRAVG